The following DNA comes from Coraliomargarita sinensis.
GACGGTAGGTTGCCGTATCACCTTCAAAGCAGAGATTTCGAACGACCAGTCGATGCCCGGGAAAGGCCTGGTGTAATCGGGTCTCAAACTCGCCGTAATCAAGCATTTGCGAGCCAAGTCCATTGCCCAGCAAGACGATGTGTGTCCGGGCTTCCAACTCCTCCATGACCGGGCCGGCGTCGGCCGTATGTAAAATTACGAAGCAGGCGGTGAGCGTCAGGATCAATTCGCCAAGGGAGAGTGGCCTAAATGTCATATTTTTCAGAGTGGAGTGTGTCGCCGATAGTGAAAAGAAAAGAAAAGAAGGTCGCATTTCAGGACTGCTGTAAATGGAACCCATTTGTGTTTTCAGGGAATAGGCATACTAGTTGTGATGTCCTACATGTATGCGAACAAGAACTCCAAAAATCGTTTCAATATTTGCCGCAATTTTTTGCGGTACTCTATTTTTACTAGCTATGCCTGAAAAACCGATGAATTCCCAGTCCAGCGAAGAGAATGTAAGCCAATGCGCTTCTGCTTGCGCGCTGCCTTCCCATGTTGACTTAAGTAGCGGTGAATTTCCCGTGCAGCGCACAGACGAGGAGTGGCGCGAGCGCTTGACCGATCTGCAGTATAACGTGGCCCGTAAGCAAGGTACGGAACGAGCCTTCGCCAACCCCTACCACGATAACAAAAAAACCGGATTATATCGCTGCATCGGCTGTGACGTCCCGCTTTTCAGCAGTACGGACAAGTTTGATTCCGGGACCGGGTGGCCCAGCTTTACCCAACCGATCGACGAGCGCACGCTCGGGGAACATCGTGACACCAGCTACGGCATGGTCCGCACCGAGGTTCACTGCGCGGTCTGCGGGTCACACCAAGGGCACGTTTTTAACGATGGGCCCAAGCCGACCGGCCTTCGCTACTGCATCAATTCTGCTTCGCTGAAATTCGAAGAAGCGGAATCCGTCGAGGAGATTAAAGATCTAGTTAAGGCCTGGTATGAAGAAGGGGGCGATGGTTCAAAACGATAGCGCAATCATCATTATCAGCGCGGTTGAGATTTTCGTCACTCAATGATCACACAGAGAAGTTCTTTAGGACGAGCTATTTCATCCACGGGCCCCAGACCTCGGATGCTTTAATCGGCTGCTCCTCAAGCTCTACGCCCGGCCATGTACCCAGCGGAACCTGATTCCCGTAGATATCGGTCAGCAGCTCTTTGGCCCGGGCCAGCAGTTTGTCCACCTTTTCCGGATTTTCGTCGGCGACGTTATTCTTCTCCATAGGATCTGTCTTCAAGTTGTATAATGCCGGGCCGTCCGTGAGTTCCGGGTCTTCGGGTGGCTTCGCGCCGTAGTTGAAGTGGAGTTTCCAGTTGCCACTGCGGATGGCCGTGGCCCGTCCTTTGCCGTGCCAGAACAACAGTTCATCGCGAGCCAGTTCGGACTTCAGACCCCTCAGGTTCGCCCAAGTGCTGACGCCGTCCAACTTCTGGCTTTGCTCGGGCAAGTCGATATTGACACCACAGGCATCCGCCAATGTGGGAAAAAGGTCGATCGCGGCCACGATCTGGTTGTTTTCTTTGTCCTCCGGCAGCAAGTCGGGGTAACGCACGATGCAAGGGACGCGCGTGCCACCCTCCAGGGATTGCCACTTACCGCCACTGAACGGCGGCTTGTCGCTGGGGCCAGACTGGCCGGGCTGGCGGCCGTTATCGGAGGTGAAGATGACGATTGTGTTTTCCGCTTTGCCGGCTTCATCCAGCGCTTCCAGAATTTGGCCGACACGGTAGTCCAGTTCTTCCACCACGTCGGTATACTTGCCGGATTTATCCTCCCCGGAGTTGCCGTGCCAATCCGGGTGCGGATCGGCGGGGAAGTGGGGGGCCGTCCACGGAACGTAGAGGAAAAACGGATCCTCGCCGGGCTCGTTAATCACGCGGATGACTTCTTCGGTAAACGTTTCCGTCAACAGGCGGTTGTCCCACTTCTTTTGCACCAGTTCGCCGTCGCGATACATATCGCGGCCCTGATTGTTCGACATGTAGATGTAATAGGCCGATTCAAACCCCTGTTCTTCCGGGCTCATGTTTTTCCGGCCCAGATGCCACTTGCCTGAGATGGCGGTGCGGTAGCCGGCATCGCGGAAAGCCTCGGCCACGGTATAAACTTTTGGCGACATACCGCTCTTGGGCGGAAAGCCATACCCCATCACGCCCCAGCGCCAGCCGAGACGGGCCGGATAGGAGCCCGAGAGAAGAGCCATACGGGAGGGGGAGCAGACGGGATTCCCCGCGTAATAGCTGTTGAGCTTCAGGCCCTGACCGGCGAGTGCGTCAAGATGCGGTGTTTCAATGCGTGTGCTACCGTAGCAGGAAAGGTCCTCGTTGGCGAGATCATCCGCCATCATGAGGATCACATTCGGGTGTGCTTGCTTCTGCGGGAGCTCTTGAGTCTGCGCACAACCGCAGATTAGAGTGCATGCCAATAAAAGTAGGGTGCCGTGGAAAGATTTCATTCTAGTTTGATGCTTCGCCAAGATGTCAGGTGAAAGTTTGATTCTAATTCCAGTTAAGGCTCTTGTTCGCACTTGTGAGTTCAATCAAAATACGCGTTTGAACTGCAATTGGTGCCGCTCTTTTGAGGTAAAAGGGGAACAATGGCTTGCAAAAGAGAATCAGTATTCGCCTATACTGCCACCGTGAAATTATTCTCCGCAACCTTAGTTTTGTTGGCTTCTGCCGTTTCAGCCGCAGATCGCCCCAATATTCTCTTTATTTTTTCGGACGACCACGCGCTCAACGCGATTTCCGCCTATGGCGGCCCGCTGAAAGAGATCGCCCCGACGCCCAATCTCGACCGTATCGCCGATCAAGGTGCTATTTTTACCCGTTCCTATTGCAGCAACTCCATCTGCGGACCGTCCCGTGCAGCGATTCTGACCGGTAAGCACAGCCACATTAACGGCTACCTCGACAATGGCTACTTCGACAAGGAGTACCTCGAGGATGTCAATTTTGCCTTCGATGGCAGCCAAACGACCTTCCCGAAGCTGCTGCGGGAAGCCGGTTACCAGACGGCACTCATTGGTAAGTGGCATCTGAAAACCGAGCCCGAGGGCTTTGACTACTGGGAACGCCTGCCGGGACAGGGGAGCTACTACAACCCGCATTTTATCCAGCAGGACGGCAGCCAGAAGCAGTACCAGGGTTACGTGACGGATGTGGTGACCGAGCGCACGATCGATTGGCTGAAATCAGGTCGGGATAAAGATAAGCCTTTTGTACTGATGGCCCAGCACAAGGCCCCGCACCGCAATTGGTCACCCGCGCTACGGCATATGGACCTTTGGGATGATGTTGTGATTCCCGAGCC
Coding sequences within:
- a CDS encoding sulfatase-like hydrolase/transferase codes for the protein MKSFHGTLLLLACTLICGCAQTQELPQKQAHPNVILMMADDLANEDLSCYGSTRIETPHLDALAGQGLKLNSYYAGNPVCSPSRMALLSGSYPARLGWRWGVMGYGFPPKSGMSPKVYTVAEAFRDAGYRTAISGKWHLGRKNMSPEEQGFESAYYIYMSNNQGRDMYRDGELVQKKWDNRLLTETFTEEVIRVINEPGEDPFFLYVPWTAPHFPADPHPDWHGNSGEDKSGKYTDVVEELDYRVGQILEALDEAGKAENTIVIFTSDNGRQPGQSGPSDKPPFSGGKWQSLEGGTRVPCIVRYPDLLPEDKENNQIVAAIDLFPTLADACGVNIDLPEQSQKLDGVSTWANLRGLKSELARDELLFWHGKGRATAIRSGNWKLHFNYGAKPPEDPELTDGPALYNLKTDPMEKNNVADENPEKVDKLLARAKELLTDIYGNQVPLGTWPGVELEEQPIKASEVWGPWMK
- the msrB gene encoding peptide-methionine (R)-S-oxide reductase MsrB → MPEKPMNSQSSEENVSQCASACALPSHVDLSSGEFPVQRTDEEWRERLTDLQYNVARKQGTERAFANPYHDNKKTGLYRCIGCDVPLFSSTDKFDSGTGWPSFTQPIDERTLGEHRDTSYGMVRTEVHCAVCGSHQGHVFNDGPKPTGLRYCINSASLKFEEAESVEEIKDLVKAWYEEGGDGSKR